One Salvia splendens isolate huo1 chromosome 12, SspV2, whole genome shotgun sequence genomic window carries:
- the LOC121758894 gene encoding ribosomal RNA small subunit methyltransferase E-like, whose protein sequence is MQVISCNPRLFSLINRSTQHFNLRPFSSSSSSSAYSSQSRGGLPRFFSETLPTTKGGVVRVKGDEFWHMNKVLRLGIDDRVELFNGKGGLVEGRIESIDRSGVDFEAVENPKLVSPPTTQWHVFAAFSTLKGGRADWLVEKCTELGASSVTPLLTVRSQSISENRADRLQRVVLAAAKHVIYYDAAFFLHCQRLHEMILKPPIAVGELLPVVANSRLAFLAAAEATPVFNALSSLNKEPNGIIIIGPEGDFTEEEMNSLREAGAIAVGLGPHRLRVETATMALLSTVMLWSDCQEFASN, encoded by the exons ATGCAAGTCATAAGCTGTAATCCGCGGCTCTTCAGCCTAATCAACCGCTCAACGCAGCATTTCAATCTGCGTCCGTTTTCCTCCTCTTCATCATCCTCAGCCTATTCCAGCCAGTCACGCGGCGGACTTCCTCGATTCTTCTCCGAAACCTTACCTACCACCAAG GGTGGTGTTGTGAGAGTGAAAGGCGACGAGTTCTGGCACATGAACAAAGTGCTAAGACTAGGAATCGATGATAG GGTAGAGCTATTTAATGGAAAGGGCGGTCTCGTTGAGGGGCGCATAGAGAGTATTGATCGTTCTGGGGTGGATTTTGAAGCAGTGGAGAACCCAAAATTAGTTTCTCCACCAACCACTCAGTGGCACGTTTTCGCTGCGTTTA GCACTCTCAAGGGAGGGAGAGCTGATTGGCTAGTGGAGAAATGCACT GAACTTGGAGCATCCAGTGTGACACCGTTGCTGACTGTACGTTCTCAGTCAATATCAGAAAACAGGGCTGACAGACTGCAGCGAGTTGTATTGGCAGCTGCTAAGCATGTAATATACTATGATGCTGCTTTCTTTCTGCATT GTCAACGATTACATGAAATGATTTTGAAGCCTCCAATTGCAGTTGGTGAACTCCTACCTGTT GTAGCTAATTCAAGATTAGCATTTTTGGCTGCAGCAGAGGCTACTCCCGTTTTTAATGCGTTAAGCTCTTTAAACAAAGAACCTAATGGAATCATTATAATTGGCCCTGAAGGAG ACTTCACCGAAGAGGAAATGAACTCGTTAAGGGAGGCTGGAGCAATTGCTGTTGGTCTGGGCCCACATCGCTTGCGTGTTGAAACTGCTACAATGGCTCTCCTTTCTACTGTGATGCTATGGTCCGACTGCCAGGAATTCGCAAGCAATTAA
- the LOC121758891 gene encoding thymocyte nuclear protein 1-like yields MEISDENLKPEEEKCNYWLLKTEPAEWSWDDQAANGGVSNWDGVKNKQAQKYMRSMKLGDLCFFYHSGAKSRRVVGVVKVVREWYDEAEAVDVWAVGEMRAAVGLAEMKKELKGVEFALFR; encoded by the coding sequence atggaaatcagCGATGAAAACCTAAAACCGGAGGAGGAGAAATGCAACTACTGGCTGCTGAAAACGGAGCCGGCGGAGTGGTCATGGGACGACCAAGCCGCCAACGGCGGGGTGTCCAATTGGGACGGGGTGAAGAACAAGCAGGCGCAGAAGTACATGAGGAGCATGAAACTGGGGGATCTCTGCTTCTTCTACCACTCCGGCGCCAAATCGCGGCGCGTGGTGGGCGTGGTGAAGGTGGTGCGCGAGTGGTACGACGAGGCGGAGGCGGTGGACGTCTGGGCCGTGGGGGAGATGAGGGCGGCGGTGGGGCTGGCGGAGatgaagaaggagttgaaaggGGTGGAGTTCGCGCTGTTCAGGTAG